A section of the Alligator mississippiensis isolate rAllMis1 chromosome 8, rAllMis1, whole genome shotgun sequence genome encodes:
- the DHPS gene encoding deoxyhypusine synthase isoform X3: MLHCGRMESQNGVIQPYGHSARQRTRDPCGAGTEQNGGAQLSGSATCTGLNRDTGHGSAEAMEGLPAVALTAVLKPSEALPPESLPVRGYDFDHGLDHHALLRSFLTTGFQATSFGQAVREIHRMIDAKLEPLGEVADEENHADLNPCQRPPTGCTIFLGYTSNLISSGIRETIRYLVQHNMVDVLVTTAGGVEEDLIKCLAPTYIGDFSLRGKELRQSGINRIGNLLVPNDNYCKFEDWLMPILDQMVAEQDTESVKWTPSKMIARLGKEINNPESVYYWAQKNNIPVLSPALTDGSLGDMIFFHSYKKPGLVLDIVEDLRLINTQAMFAKKTGMIILGGGLVKHHIANANLMEFDGSDSGARPDEAVSWGKIRTDAKPVKVYADASLVFPLLVAETFVPRASTFTSDKQHD, encoded by the exons ATGCTGCACTGCGGAAGGATGGAAAGCCAAAATGGCGTTATCCAGCCGTACGGACACTCCGCACGGCAGCGCACGCGTGACCCCTGCGGGGCTGGTACGGAGCAAAATGGCGGCGCCCAGCTATCCGGCAGTGCCACCTGTACGGGACTGAACCGAGATACGGGCCACGGGTCCGCCGAG GCCATGGAggggctgccagcagtggcactgaCGGCGGTGCTGAAGCCCAGTGAGGCGCTGCCCCCTGAGAGCTTACCTGTGCGTGGCTACGATTTTGACCATGGCCTTGACCACCACGCCCTGCTCCGCTCCTTCCTCACCACAGGCTTCCAAGCCACCAGCTTTGGGCAAGCTGTGCGTGAGATCCACCGCATG ATCGATGCCAAGCTGGAGCCACTGGGGGAGGTAGCAGACGAGGAGAACCATGCAGACCTGAACCCCTGTCAGCGCCCACCCACGGGCTGCACCATCTTCCTGGGTTACACATCTAACCTCATCAGCTCTGGGATCCGTGAAACCATACGCTACCTGGTGCAGCACAACATG gtgGACGTGCTGGTGACAACGGcagggggcgtggaggaggaccTCATCAAGTGCCTGGCGCCCACCTACATCGGGGACTTCAGCCTGCGTGGGAAAGAGCTTCGACAGAGCGGGATCAACAG GATTGGGAACCTGCTGGTACCCAATGACAACTACTGCAAGTTTGAGGACTGGCTCATGCCCATCCTGGATCAGATGGTGGCTGAACAAGACACTGAG AGCGTCAAGTGGACGCCATCCAAGATGATCGCGCGGCTCGGCAAGGAGATCAACAACCCTGAGTCGGTCTATTACTGGGCCCAGAAG aaCAACATCCCGGTGCTGAGCCCGGCACTGACAGATGGCTCACTGGGAGACATGATCTTCTTCCACTCCTACAagaagccagggctggtgctggaCATCGTGGAAG ACCTACGGCTCATTAATACCCAGGCTATGTTCGCCAAGAAGACGGGGATGATCATTCTGGGTGGGGGCCTGGTCAAACATCACATTGCCAATGCCAACCTCATG GAGTTTGACGGCTCTGACTCAGGTGCCCGTCCTGATGAAGCTGTCTCTTGGGGCAAGATCCGCACGGATGCCAAGCCAGtcaag GTCTACGCTGACGCCTCCCTGGTCTTCCCGCTGCTGGTGGCAGAGACCTttgtgcccagagccagcaccttcACTTCTGACAAGCAGCATGACTGA
- the DHPS gene encoding deoxyhypusine synthase isoform X4, with product MLHCGRMESQNGVIQPYGHSARQRTRDPCGAGTEQNGGAQLSGSATCTGLNRDTGHGSAEAMEGLPAVALTAVLKPSEALPPESLPVRGYDFDHGLDHHALLRSFLTTGFQATSFGQAVREIHRMIDAKLEPLGEVADEENHADLNPCQRPPTGCTIFLGYTSNLISSGIRETIRYLVQHNMVDVLVTTAGGVEEDLIKCLAPTYIGDFSLRGKELRQSGINRIGNLLVPNDNYCKFEDWLMPILDQMVAEQDTESVKWTPSKMIARLGKEINNPESVYYWAQKNNIPVLSPALTDGSLGDMIFFHSYKKPGLVLDIVEDLRLINTQAMFAKKTGMIILGGGLVKHHIANANLMRNGADFSVYVNTAQEFDGSDSGLR from the exons ATGCTGCACTGCGGAAGGATGGAAAGCCAAAATGGCGTTATCCAGCCGTACGGACACTCCGCACGGCAGCGCACGCGTGACCCCTGCGGGGCTGGTACGGAGCAAAATGGCGGCGCCCAGCTATCCGGCAGTGCCACCTGTACGGGACTGAACCGAGATACGGGCCACGGGTCCGCCGAG GCCATGGAggggctgccagcagtggcactgaCGGCGGTGCTGAAGCCCAGTGAGGCGCTGCCCCCTGAGAGCTTACCTGTGCGTGGCTACGATTTTGACCATGGCCTTGACCACCACGCCCTGCTCCGCTCCTTCCTCACCACAGGCTTCCAAGCCACCAGCTTTGGGCAAGCTGTGCGTGAGATCCACCGCATG ATCGATGCCAAGCTGGAGCCACTGGGGGAGGTAGCAGACGAGGAGAACCATGCAGACCTGAACCCCTGTCAGCGCCCACCCACGGGCTGCACCATCTTCCTGGGTTACACATCTAACCTCATCAGCTCTGGGATCCGTGAAACCATACGCTACCTGGTGCAGCACAACATG gtgGACGTGCTGGTGACAACGGcagggggcgtggaggaggaccTCATCAAGTGCCTGGCGCCCACCTACATCGGGGACTTCAGCCTGCGTGGGAAAGAGCTTCGACAGAGCGGGATCAACAG GATTGGGAACCTGCTGGTACCCAATGACAACTACTGCAAGTTTGAGGACTGGCTCATGCCCATCCTGGATCAGATGGTGGCTGAACAAGACACTGAG AGCGTCAAGTGGACGCCATCCAAGATGATCGCGCGGCTCGGCAAGGAGATCAACAACCCTGAGTCGGTCTATTACTGGGCCCAGAAG aaCAACATCCCGGTGCTGAGCCCGGCACTGACAGATGGCTCACTGGGAGACATGATCTTCTTCCACTCCTACAagaagccagggctggtgctggaCATCGTGGAAG ACCTACGGCTCATTAATACCCAGGCTATGTTCGCCAAGAAGACGGGGATGATCATTCTGGGTGGGGGCCTGGTCAAACATCACATTGCCAATGCCAACCTCATG cgcaACGGTGCTGACTTCTCGGTCTATGTGAACACGGCGCAGGAGTTTGACGGCTCTGACTCAG GTCTACGCTGA
- the DHPS gene encoding deoxyhypusine synthase isoform X6, whose translation MLHCGRMESQNGVIQPYGHSARQRTRDPCGAGTEQNGGAQLSGSATCTGLNRDTGHGSAEIDAKLEPLGEVADEENHADLNPCQRPPTGCTIFLGYTSNLISSGIRETIRYLVQHNMVDVLVTTAGGVEEDLIKCLAPTYIGDFSLRGKELRQSGINRIGNLLVPNDNYCKFEDWLMPILDQMVAEQDTESVKWTPSKMIARLGKEINNPESVYYWAQKNNIPVLSPALTDGSLGDMIFFHSYKKPGLVLDIVEDLRLINTQAMFAKKTGMIILGGGLVKHHIANANLMRNGADFSVYVNTAQEFDGSDSGARPDEAVSWGKIRTDAKPVKVYADASLVFPLLVAETFVPRASTFTSDKQHD comes from the exons ATGCTGCACTGCGGAAGGATGGAAAGCCAAAATGGCGTTATCCAGCCGTACGGACACTCCGCACGGCAGCGCACGCGTGACCCCTGCGGGGCTGGTACGGAGCAAAATGGCGGCGCCCAGCTATCCGGCAGTGCCACCTGTACGGGACTGAACCGAGATACGGGCCACGGGTCCGCCGAG ATCGATGCCAAGCTGGAGCCACTGGGGGAGGTAGCAGACGAGGAGAACCATGCAGACCTGAACCCCTGTCAGCGCCCACCCACGGGCTGCACCATCTTCCTGGGTTACACATCTAACCTCATCAGCTCTGGGATCCGTGAAACCATACGCTACCTGGTGCAGCACAACATG gtgGACGTGCTGGTGACAACGGcagggggcgtggaggaggaccTCATCAAGTGCCTGGCGCCCACCTACATCGGGGACTTCAGCCTGCGTGGGAAAGAGCTTCGACAGAGCGGGATCAACAG GATTGGGAACCTGCTGGTACCCAATGACAACTACTGCAAGTTTGAGGACTGGCTCATGCCCATCCTGGATCAGATGGTGGCTGAACAAGACACTGAG AGCGTCAAGTGGACGCCATCCAAGATGATCGCGCGGCTCGGCAAGGAGATCAACAACCCTGAGTCGGTCTATTACTGGGCCCAGAAG aaCAACATCCCGGTGCTGAGCCCGGCACTGACAGATGGCTCACTGGGAGACATGATCTTCTTCCACTCCTACAagaagccagggctggtgctggaCATCGTGGAAG ACCTACGGCTCATTAATACCCAGGCTATGTTCGCCAAGAAGACGGGGATGATCATTCTGGGTGGGGGCCTGGTCAAACATCACATTGCCAATGCCAACCTCATG cgcaACGGTGCTGACTTCTCGGTCTATGTGAACACGGCGCAGGAGTTTGACGGCTCTGACTCAGGTGCCCGTCCTGATGAAGCTGTCTCTTGGGGCAAGATCCGCACGGATGCCAAGCCAGtcaag GTCTACGCTGACGCCTCCCTGGTCTTCCCGCTGCTGGTGGCAGAGACCTttgtgcccagagccagcaccttcACTTCTGACAAGCAGCATGACTGA
- the DHPS gene encoding deoxyhypusine synthase isoform X1, whose translation MLHCGRMESQNGVIQPYGHSARQRTRDPCGAGTEQNGGAQLSGSATCTGLNRDTGHGSAEAMEGLPAVALTAVLKPSEALPPESLPVRGYDFDHGLDHHALLRSFLTTGFQATSFGQAVREIHRMIDAKLEPLGEVADEENHADLNPCQRPPTGCTIFLGYTSNLISSGIRETIRYLVQHNMVDVLVTTAGGVEEDLIKCLAPTYIGDFSLRGKELRQSGINRIGNLLVPNDNYCKFEDWLMPILDQMVAEQDTESVKWTPSKMIARLGKEINNPESVYYWAQKNNIPVLSPALTDGSLGDMIFFHSYKKPGLVLDIVEDLRLINTQAMFAKKTGMIILGGGLVKHHIANANLMRNGADFSVYVNTAQEFDGSDSGARPDEAVSWGKIRTDAKPVKVYADASLVFPLLVAETFVPRASTFTSDKQHD comes from the exons ATGCTGCACTGCGGAAGGATGGAAAGCCAAAATGGCGTTATCCAGCCGTACGGACACTCCGCACGGCAGCGCACGCGTGACCCCTGCGGGGCTGGTACGGAGCAAAATGGCGGCGCCCAGCTATCCGGCAGTGCCACCTGTACGGGACTGAACCGAGATACGGGCCACGGGTCCGCCGAG GCCATGGAggggctgccagcagtggcactgaCGGCGGTGCTGAAGCCCAGTGAGGCGCTGCCCCCTGAGAGCTTACCTGTGCGTGGCTACGATTTTGACCATGGCCTTGACCACCACGCCCTGCTCCGCTCCTTCCTCACCACAGGCTTCCAAGCCACCAGCTTTGGGCAAGCTGTGCGTGAGATCCACCGCATG ATCGATGCCAAGCTGGAGCCACTGGGGGAGGTAGCAGACGAGGAGAACCATGCAGACCTGAACCCCTGTCAGCGCCCACCCACGGGCTGCACCATCTTCCTGGGTTACACATCTAACCTCATCAGCTCTGGGATCCGTGAAACCATACGCTACCTGGTGCAGCACAACATG gtgGACGTGCTGGTGACAACGGcagggggcgtggaggaggaccTCATCAAGTGCCTGGCGCCCACCTACATCGGGGACTTCAGCCTGCGTGGGAAAGAGCTTCGACAGAGCGGGATCAACAG GATTGGGAACCTGCTGGTACCCAATGACAACTACTGCAAGTTTGAGGACTGGCTCATGCCCATCCTGGATCAGATGGTGGCTGAACAAGACACTGAG AGCGTCAAGTGGACGCCATCCAAGATGATCGCGCGGCTCGGCAAGGAGATCAACAACCCTGAGTCGGTCTATTACTGGGCCCAGAAG aaCAACATCCCGGTGCTGAGCCCGGCACTGACAGATGGCTCACTGGGAGACATGATCTTCTTCCACTCCTACAagaagccagggctggtgctggaCATCGTGGAAG ACCTACGGCTCATTAATACCCAGGCTATGTTCGCCAAGAAGACGGGGATGATCATTCTGGGTGGGGGCCTGGTCAAACATCACATTGCCAATGCCAACCTCATG cgcaACGGTGCTGACTTCTCGGTCTATGTGAACACGGCGCAGGAGTTTGACGGCTCTGACTCAGGTGCCCGTCCTGATGAAGCTGTCTCTTGGGGCAAGATCCGCACGGATGCCAAGCCAGtcaag GTCTACGCTGACGCCTCCCTGGTCTTCCCGCTGCTGGTGGCAGAGACCTttgtgcccagagccagcaccttcACTTCTGACAAGCAGCATGACTGA
- the WDR83 gene encoding WD repeat domain-containing protein 83, with protein sequence MAFPEPKPEKPELPKKLVQNLECKQGAVRAVRFNVDGNYCLTCGSDKSLKLWNPHKGTVLKTYSGHGYEVLDAAGSFDNSQLCSCGADKIVILWDVATGQVVRKFRGHAGKVNCVQFNEEATVILSGSIDSTVRCWDCRSRHPDPIQALDEAKDGVSSLRISDHEILTGSVDGRVRRYDLRAGELYSDYIGSPVTSVCFSKDGQCTLAASLDSTLRLLDKDSGELLGEYTGHQNQACKLDCCLNDQDTHVGSCSEDGRVCFWDLVEGSLALSLPVARGTVQSLSFHPAASCLLTATGGCIQLWREEAFALDDQVFG encoded by the exons ATGGCCTTTCCCGAGCCGAAGCCAGAGAAGCCTGAACTGCCTAAGAAGCTGGTGCAGAACCTGGAGTGCAAGCAGGGTGCTGTGAGAGCTGTGAGGTTCAATG TGGATGGAAATTATTGCCTCACCTGCGGCAGCGACAAGTCTCTCAAGCTGTGGAACCCGCACAAGGGCACAGTCCTGAAAACCTACAGCGGCCACGGCTACGAAGTGCTGGATGCTGCTGg CTCCTTTGACAACAGccagctgtgctcctgtgggGCTGACAAGATCGTGATCCTCTGGGATGTGGCCACGGGGCAGGTGGTTCGCAAGTTCCGGGGCCATGCTGGG AAGGTGAACTGTGTGCAGTTCAATGAAGAAGCCACTGTGATCCTATCAG GCTCCATAGACTCGACTGTACGGTGCTGGGACTGCCGCTCCCGCCACCCCGACCCTATCCAGGCGCTGGATGAGGCCAAGGATGGCGTCTCCAGCCTTCGCATCTCTGACCACGAGATCCTCACAGG CTCTGTGGATGGCCGCGTCCGACGCTATGACCTGCGAGCAGGGGAGCTCTACTCTGACTACATTGGAA GCCCTGTGACCAGCgtctgcttcagcaaggatggACAGTGCACCCTGGCTGCAAGCCTCGACTCTACTCTGCGCTTGCTGGACAAGGACTCAGGAGAGCTGCTGGGAGA atACACAGGCCACCAAAACCAGGCCTGCAAGCTGGACTGTTGCCTGAATGACCAGGACACTCATGTGGGCAGCTGCTCGGAGGATGGCAGGGTCTGTTTCTGGGACCTAGTTGAG GGCTCCCTGGCACTGAGCCTGCCTGTGGCACGAGGCACAGTGCAGTCACTCTCTTTCCACCcggctgcctcctgcctgctcacAGCCACTGGgggctgcatccagctctggaGGGAAGAGGCCTTCGCCCTTGATGACCAGGTGTTTGGCTGA
- the WDR83OS gene encoding PAT complex subunit Asterix, with the protein MSGNSMGDPRRSNKVTRYKPPSTENNPTLEDPTPDYMNLLGMIFSMCGLMLKLKWCAWIAVYCSFISFANSRSSEDTKQMMSSFMLSISAVVMSYLQNPQPMSPPW; encoded by the exons aTGTCGGGCAATAGCATGGGGGATCCGCGCCGGTCCAACAAGGTCACCAG GTACAAGCCGCCGTCCACGGAGAACAACCCCACCCTGGAGGACCCTACGCCCGACTACATGAACCTCCTGGGCATGATTTTCAGCATGTGTGGGCTGATGCTCAAG CTGAAGTGGTGTGCCTGGATCGCTGTCTACTGCTCCTTCATCAGCTTCGCCAACTCCAGGAGCTCAGAGGACACCAAGCAGATGATGAGCAGCTTCAT GTTGTCTATCTCTGCTGTGGTGATGTCCTATTTACAGAACCCCCAGCCCATGTCTCCCCCATGGTGA
- the DHPS gene encoding deoxyhypusine synthase isoform X5: MLHCGRMESQNGVIQPYGHSARQRTRDPCGAGTEQNGGAQLSGSATCTGLNRDTGHGSAEAMEGLPAVALTAVLKPSEALPPESLPVRGYDFDHGLDHHALLRSFLTTGFQATSFGQAVREIHRMIDAKLEPLGEVADEENHADLNPCQRPPTGCTIFLGYTSNLISSGIRETIRYLVQHNMVDVLVTTAGGVEEDLIKCLAPTYIGDFSLRGKELRQSGINRIGNLLVPNDNYCKFEDWLMPILDQMVAEQDTESVKWTPSKMIARLGKEINNPESVYYWAQKNNIPVLSPALTDGSLGDMIFFHSYKKPGLVLDIVEDLRLINTQAMFAKKTGMIILGGGLVKHHIANANLMEFDGSDSGLR, encoded by the exons ATGCTGCACTGCGGAAGGATGGAAAGCCAAAATGGCGTTATCCAGCCGTACGGACACTCCGCACGGCAGCGCACGCGTGACCCCTGCGGGGCTGGTACGGAGCAAAATGGCGGCGCCCAGCTATCCGGCAGTGCCACCTGTACGGGACTGAACCGAGATACGGGCCACGGGTCCGCCGAG GCCATGGAggggctgccagcagtggcactgaCGGCGGTGCTGAAGCCCAGTGAGGCGCTGCCCCCTGAGAGCTTACCTGTGCGTGGCTACGATTTTGACCATGGCCTTGACCACCACGCCCTGCTCCGCTCCTTCCTCACCACAGGCTTCCAAGCCACCAGCTTTGGGCAAGCTGTGCGTGAGATCCACCGCATG ATCGATGCCAAGCTGGAGCCACTGGGGGAGGTAGCAGACGAGGAGAACCATGCAGACCTGAACCCCTGTCAGCGCCCACCCACGGGCTGCACCATCTTCCTGGGTTACACATCTAACCTCATCAGCTCTGGGATCCGTGAAACCATACGCTACCTGGTGCAGCACAACATG gtgGACGTGCTGGTGACAACGGcagggggcgtggaggaggaccTCATCAAGTGCCTGGCGCCCACCTACATCGGGGACTTCAGCCTGCGTGGGAAAGAGCTTCGACAGAGCGGGATCAACAG GATTGGGAACCTGCTGGTACCCAATGACAACTACTGCAAGTTTGAGGACTGGCTCATGCCCATCCTGGATCAGATGGTGGCTGAACAAGACACTGAG AGCGTCAAGTGGACGCCATCCAAGATGATCGCGCGGCTCGGCAAGGAGATCAACAACCCTGAGTCGGTCTATTACTGGGCCCAGAAG aaCAACATCCCGGTGCTGAGCCCGGCACTGACAGATGGCTCACTGGGAGACATGATCTTCTTCCACTCCTACAagaagccagggctggtgctggaCATCGTGGAAG ACCTACGGCTCATTAATACCCAGGCTATGTTCGCCAAGAAGACGGGGATGATCATTCTGGGTGGGGGCCTGGTCAAACATCACATTGCCAATGCCAACCTCATG GAGTTTGACGGCTCTGACTCAG GTCTACGCTGA
- the DHPS gene encoding deoxyhypusine synthase isoform X2, which translates to MLHCGRMESQNGVIQPYGHSARQRTRDPCGAGTEQNGGAQLSGSATCTGLNRDTGHGSAEAMEGLPAVALTAVLKPSEALPPESLPVRGYDFDHGLDHHALLRSFLTTGFQATSFGQAIDAKLEPLGEVADEENHADLNPCQRPPTGCTIFLGYTSNLISSGIRETIRYLVQHNMVDVLVTTAGGVEEDLIKCLAPTYIGDFSLRGKELRQSGINRIGNLLVPNDNYCKFEDWLMPILDQMVAEQDTESVKWTPSKMIARLGKEINNPESVYYWAQKNNIPVLSPALTDGSLGDMIFFHSYKKPGLVLDIVEDLRLINTQAMFAKKTGMIILGGGLVKHHIANANLMRNGADFSVYVNTAQEFDGSDSGARPDEAVSWGKIRTDAKPVKVYADASLVFPLLVAETFVPRASTFTSDKQHD; encoded by the exons ATGCTGCACTGCGGAAGGATGGAAAGCCAAAATGGCGTTATCCAGCCGTACGGACACTCCGCACGGCAGCGCACGCGTGACCCCTGCGGGGCTGGTACGGAGCAAAATGGCGGCGCCCAGCTATCCGGCAGTGCCACCTGTACGGGACTGAACCGAGATACGGGCCACGGGTCCGCCGAG GCCATGGAggggctgccagcagtggcactgaCGGCGGTGCTGAAGCCCAGTGAGGCGCTGCCCCCTGAGAGCTTACCTGTGCGTGGCTACGATTTTGACCATGGCCTTGACCACCACGCCCTGCTCCGCTCCTTCCTCACCACAGGCTTCCAAGCCACCAGCTTTGGGCAAGCT ATCGATGCCAAGCTGGAGCCACTGGGGGAGGTAGCAGACGAGGAGAACCATGCAGACCTGAACCCCTGTCAGCGCCCACCCACGGGCTGCACCATCTTCCTGGGTTACACATCTAACCTCATCAGCTCTGGGATCCGTGAAACCATACGCTACCTGGTGCAGCACAACATG gtgGACGTGCTGGTGACAACGGcagggggcgtggaggaggaccTCATCAAGTGCCTGGCGCCCACCTACATCGGGGACTTCAGCCTGCGTGGGAAAGAGCTTCGACAGAGCGGGATCAACAG GATTGGGAACCTGCTGGTACCCAATGACAACTACTGCAAGTTTGAGGACTGGCTCATGCCCATCCTGGATCAGATGGTGGCTGAACAAGACACTGAG AGCGTCAAGTGGACGCCATCCAAGATGATCGCGCGGCTCGGCAAGGAGATCAACAACCCTGAGTCGGTCTATTACTGGGCCCAGAAG aaCAACATCCCGGTGCTGAGCCCGGCACTGACAGATGGCTCACTGGGAGACATGATCTTCTTCCACTCCTACAagaagccagggctggtgctggaCATCGTGGAAG ACCTACGGCTCATTAATACCCAGGCTATGTTCGCCAAGAAGACGGGGATGATCATTCTGGGTGGGGGCCTGGTCAAACATCACATTGCCAATGCCAACCTCATG cgcaACGGTGCTGACTTCTCGGTCTATGTGAACACGGCGCAGGAGTTTGACGGCTCTGACTCAGGTGCCCGTCCTGATGAAGCTGTCTCTTGGGGCAAGATCCGCACGGATGCCAAGCCAGtcaag GTCTACGCTGACGCCTCCCTGGTCTTCCCGCTGCTGGTGGCAGAGACCTttgtgcccagagccagcaccttcACTTCTGACAAGCAGCATGACTGA
- the FBXW9 gene encoding F-box/WD repeat-containing protein 9, with amino-acid sequence MELVPTDDPPGSDNDSDTEARPDPEAQAREYIARVLEAPLAPHPAPPDVGSKVWAPALPPPELKKSPGGAEAVEGGLLGLPLELILEICSYLEPRFVLEVLPRVCRVLLGVVRDTVTWRIRVQKRVCASYPVVEEDDFDWPAACVELEEHLQHWGGSGHCTQHFSLADGHFASVDSVLLLQGGELCVSGSRDRNVKLWDLRELGRAPDKVLLKALGTERNGTHKGWVWSLAAQDHKVCSGSWDSTVKLWDIEADGQQFGEIRGKAAVLCLSYLPDILVTGTYDKKVTVYDPRAAQALVKSRRLHSSAVLSLAADDRFILSGSEDRTLVVFDRRAAAVLQRLQLDSYLLSMSYQGPQLWAGDNQGLLYVFENQGGSFQHIRYFSVGHRSQITGVRYSRGTLYTTSTDKTLRIHIPTDPPQTICSQTHNNVLNEISVEGNMVVAASGGLSVEVWRLGGA; translated from the exons ATGGAGCTGGTGCCTACTGATGACCCCCCTGGCTCAGACAATGACTCAGACACTGAGGCCAGGCCTGACCCAGAAGCACAGGCCCGCGAGTACATTGCCCGGGTGCTGGaggcccccctggcaccccacccagctccccctgACGTAGGGAGCAAGGTCTGggcacctgccctccccccaccagagcTGAAGAAGTCTCCAGGCGGGGCTGAGGCGGTGGAGGGGGGactgctggggctgcccctgGAGCTCATCCTGGAGATTTGCTCGTACCTGGAGCCGCGTTTCGTGCTGGAGGTGCTACCCCGTGTGTGCCGGGTTCTGCTGGGTGTCGTGCGGGACACAGTTACCTGGCGCATCCGCGTGCAGAAGAGGGTCTGTGCCAGCTACCCTGTGGTGGAAG AGGATGACTTTGACTGGCCGGCAGCCTGTGTGGAGCTCGAAGAGCACCTACAGCACTGGGGGGGAAGCGGACACTGCACCCAGCACTTCTCCCTTGCTGATGGCCACTTCGCCTCTGttgactctgtgctgctgctgcag ggcGGAGAGCTCTGTGTCTCAGGTTCCCGTGACCGCAATGTGAAGCTGTGGGACCTGCGGGAGCTGGGCCGGGCACCTGACAAGGTGCTGCTGAAGGCACTGGGCACTGAGCGCAACGGGACACACAAG GGCTGGGTGTGGTCTCTGGCTGCCCAGGACCACAAGGTCTGCTCAGGCTCCTGGGACAGCACTGTAAAGCTGTGGGACATAGAGGCCGatgggcagcagtttggggagatCAG GGGCAAGGCAGCGGTGTTGTGTCTCTCCTACCTGCCTGACATCCTGGTCACTGGCACCTATGACAAGAAGGTGACAGTGTATGACCCCCGAG CCGCCCAGGCCCTGGTGAAGAGTCGCAGGCTGCACTCGAGTGCTGTCCTGTCGCTGGCAGCTGATGACCGCTTCATCCTGTCAGGCAGTGAGGACCGGACCCTTGTGGTCTTTGACCGCCGTGCTGCTGCTGTCTTACAGCGACTCCAG CTGGACTCCTACCTGCTCTCAATGTCCTACCAGGGACCACAGCTCTGGGCAGGTGACAACCAGGGGCTGCTCTATGTCTTTGAGAACCAGGGAGGCAGTTTCCAACACATCCGG TACTTCAGCGTGGGCCACCGCTCCCAGATCACCGGAGTGCGGTACTCCCGGGGCACTTTGTATACAACCTCCACCGACAAGACCCTGCGG ATCCACATCCCAACAGATCCTCCACAAACAATCTGCTCCCAGACACACAACAATGTGCTCAATGAG ATCAGCGTCGAGGGCAACATGGTGGTAGCTGCCTCAGGGGGCCTGTCGGTGGAGGTCTGGCGCCTTGGAGGAGCCTGA